In one window of Haliaeetus albicilla chromosome W, bHalAlb1.1, whole genome shotgun sequence DNA:
- the LOC138683392 gene encoding LOW QUALITY PROTEIN: uncharacterized protein (The sequence of the model RefSeq protein was modified relative to this genomic sequence to represent the inferred CDS: deleted 1 base in 1 codon), translating to MCRKNNTKYWREFKIDVVIPTTQPIVVLSPKTFEIGPYVIRNTGLQQMLFNPAWSLKQVELSLQNNVSDIQPACSPFLRTSYEGWTTWLQKRTLPIRRTWRDLTGVLGTGLGVLNSIDSEVIMNKLATSVSDLAKLQQPLRSSLLALGTNQWLLSNILPKWEKVNVRDHELITDALGVIQNNLSLALSCIQAQIWTQSVAASIIREGEEGILPTEIRKIIWDSATDFEKELQSWWNLVNFTYDPVTNLATIFVLTIYNATIYPIYPIIALGLNHNGTILCPSEHRVWARKVDEKWQTVNLESCIVREQQGFVCEGNAIEAQDICLDTEQNICHFEIHPNENPETVLYVYIYIGKGCVCLRTVCGSLSVDEVVVETKNHSNFCVCNFTKIVGCDFSYSAPVTSHQLLQSNYMLTDELLPIPIGMNLTLVKQLLQHKDLVEILGKIRENGQKTLITVHHDVKEIHRVLERVQKDAEHRWRDTLFGWSPTATGILNTLCHPIVVLLILVLISLVLSAVLYAITWKMMTRLTRLHIICLMSHPM from the exons ATGTGTCgtaaaaataacactaaataCTGGAGAGAATTTAAAATAGACGTTGTAATACCTACTACTCAACCAATTGTCGTGCTTAGcccaaaaacctttgaaatTGGACCATATGTGATCAGAAATACGGGCCTACAACAAATGTTGTTTAACCCGGCATGGTCTCTCAAGCAAGTTGAATTGTCGTTGCAGAACAATGTTTCAGACATTCAGCCAGCTTGCTCACCTTTCCTAAGGACCTCTTACGAGGGATGGACAACCTGGCTGCAAAAACGAACTCTTCCCATAAGAAGAACATGGAGAGACCTAACCGGTGTTTTGGGAACAGGATTGGGAGTTTTAAATAGCATCGATTCGGAAGTAATAATGAACAAGTTGGCTACCTCAGTTAGTGATTTGGCTAAATTACAACAGCCTTTGCGATCTTCTTTATTGGCTTTAGGGACTAACCAGTGGCTGTTGTCAAATATATTaccaaaatgggaaaaggtaAATGTAAGGGACCACGAGTTGATTACTGATGCACTTGGGGTGATCCAAAATAACCTCTCTTTGGCTCTCAGTTGTATCCAGGCTCAAATATGGACGCAGTCGGTAGCCGCCTCAATTataagagaaggtgaagaaggTATCCTCCCCACTGAAATTCGGAAAATAATTTGGGACAGTGCCACTGATTTTGAGAAGGAACTCCAATCCTGGTGGAATCTGGTGAACTTTACTTATGATCCCGTTACAAACCTAGCTACAATTTTTGTGCTTACTATATATAATGCTACCATATACCCAATTTATCCCATTATCGCATTAGGGTTGAACCACAACGGAACTATACTCTGTCCCTCTGAGCATAGAGTATGGGCCCGAAAGGTGGATGAAAAATGGCAAACTGTTAATTTGGAATCTTGTATTGTACGAGAACAACAAGGATTTGTTTGTGAAGGTAATGCAATTGAGGCGCAAGATATTTGTTTAGATACTGAACAAAATATCTGCCATTTTGAGATTCATCCTAATGAAAACCCTGAAACAGTActc tatgtatatatatatatcggCAAAGGCTGTGTATGTTTGAGGACTGTTTGTGGCTCTCTATCTGTAGATGAGGTAGTTGTAGAGACTAAAAATCATtcaaatttctgtgtttgtaattTTACTAAGATTGTCGGATGTGATTTTTCCTATTCGGCCCCGGTCACATCCCACCAACTTTTGCAATCTAACTATATGTTGACTGATGAATTGTTACCTATACCCATTGGAATGAATCTCACTTTGGTAAAACAGTTATTACAACACAAGGATTTGGTTGAGATTTTGGGAAAAATTAGGGAAAACGGACAGAAAACCTTAATAACTGTTCATCATGATGTGAAAGAAATACACCGAGTTTTAGAAAGAGTGCAAAAGGATGCAGAACATAGATGGCGGGACACACTTTTCGGATGGTCGCCTACTGCTACAGGCATCCTGAACACGTTGTGCCACCCCATCGTGGTTCTCTTGATATTGGTTTTGATCAGTTTGGTTTTGTCAGCAGTATTGTATGCCATAACCTGGAAAATGATGACTCGGTTAACACGTTTACATATAATATGCTTGATGTCCCATCCAATGTAG